The following coding sequences lie in one Pelobacter seleniigenes DSM 18267 genomic window:
- a CDS encoding PKD domain-containing protein, with translation MQFFKTLLIGLLFLILASCGDPKPVVHTSIPTTATVGEQVKLDARDTELDRTSNYKWTIDSAPFGSEATIENSSSKVATFTPDKPGRYVITVTVSNDRWSDSETITLTVTQAGVDSEKYRVTKLATTLAFPDGITTVGDVCFNEAEQTLIMLAGDDTALSEWLEIDPGTGDVLSRAPNNQTDINSGSEIVCVGSAIWTTSDHYIYKIDPATGLTSKRINCPTTDTGICEGLAWDGINLWSGASDGTALSSFDTSGNIVDTIPDLWQTVNSTLDLDWDSTSDVLIAIKNGYPNIVDTVDKSLLHEATTDIGNRGGWSGNSNIFWVPNNATQQLEMYYIQL, from the coding sequence ATGCAATTCTTCAAAACACTTCTCATCGGACTGCTTTTTCTCATTCTTGCCAGTTGCGGTGATCCAAAACCAGTTGTCCATACCAGCATACCAACCACAGCAACAGTTGGGGAGCAGGTCAAACTTGATGCAAGGGATACTGAACTGGACCGCACATCAAACTACAAGTGGACCATTGACAGCGCTCCGTTTGGCAGCGAAGCAACGATTGAAAATTCAAGTTCCAAAGTCGCCACCTTCACCCCGGACAAACCTGGCCGCTATGTCATCACAGTCACGGTCAGCAATGACAGGTGGAGCGATTCCGAAACAATAACCCTGACAGTCACTCAAGCAGGCGTTGATTCAGAAAAATATCGGGTGACCAAACTTGCAACGACTCTCGCTTTTCCTGATGGCATCACAACGGTCGGCGATGTCTGCTTTAACGAGGCAGAGCAAACCCTCATCATGCTTGCCGGGGATGATACCGCCTTGAGCGAATGGCTGGAAATCGACCCGGGCACAGGAGATGTTCTGTCCAGGGCACCCAACAACCAAACCGACATCAACAGTGGCAGTGAAATCGTTTGTGTCGGTTCGGCGATCTGGACAACAAGCGATCACTATATCTACAAGATCGACCCTGCCACAGGTTTGACCTCAAAACGAATCAACTGCCCAACAACCGACACGGGTATTTGCGAGGGACTGGCCTGGGACGGAATCAATCTATGGAGTGGAGCATCAGACGGAACAGCCCTGTCCAGCTTCGACACGTCAGGGAATATTGTTGATACCATTCCCGACCTTTGGCAAACGGTCAACTCCACCCTTGATCTCGACTGGGATAGCACCTCAGATGTCCTTATAGCCATCAAAAACGGCTATCCGAATATTGTCGATACAGTCGACAAAAGTCTCCTCCACGAAGCAACAACCGACATCGGGAACAGAGGCGGTTGGTCTGGCAATAGCAATATTTTCTGGGTCCCGAACAACGCGACCCAACAGCTGGAAATGTACTATATCCAGCTTTAA
- a CDS encoding type II 3-dehydroquinate dehydratase translates to MAKILLMHGINHQMFGKRDPKHYGTITLQEIEQKATAWARELGHELDCFQTDHEGEMAIKIHQAFLGDIDAIVINAGAWTHYSYGILDALNIFKDKGPIIETHMSNVHSREEFRHKSVFATAVVGQICGFGVTTYKMGLVAADSILKGE, encoded by the coding sequence ATGGCAAAAATTTTGTTAATGCACGGTATCAATCACCAGATGTTCGGCAAACGCGACCCCAAACATTATGGCACCATTACGCTGCAGGAGATTGAACAAAAAGCGACGGCCTGGGCCAGGGAACTCGGTCATGAACTTGATTGTTTCCAGACCGATCATGAAGGCGAAATGGCCATCAAAATTCATCAGGCCTTTCTGGGGGATATCGATGCCATTGTTATTAACGCCGGCGCCTGGACCCACTACAGCTATGGCATCCTCGACGCCCTGAATATTTTTAAGGACAAAGGTCCGATTATCGAGACCCACATGTCCAATGTTCATTCCCGTGAAGAGTTCCGTCATAAGTCCGTGTTTGCGACGGCTGTGGTCGGTCAGATCTGCGGTTTTGGCGTCACCACCTACAAGATGGGGCTGGTCGCCGCAGACAGTATTCTCAAAGGCGAATAG
- a CDS encoding IclR family transcriptional regulator yields MEQREKQPDKAPELVNTVVTTMAILECFNGQETELTLQQIGQRTGYFKSRVHRLCKTLIALGYLARTAQNNYRLGPKVMVLGKVYEKTNTLKAIATPIMAELSMRTQLSSTLYVLDRHRCICLARELGPSRFAYVINEGDVEELYTTAAGRVLMAYSPDSFAEKILAKAKPVRFTPTTITDPQKIMEELVFAREYGYAINDQEREQGISAISAPIFDHNNQIKASLAIVGLAHRFANDQLENLCHELTDATKQISYRLGEI; encoded by the coding sequence ATGGAACAGAGAGAGAAACAACCGGACAAAGCACCTGAGCTGGTCAATACGGTGGTCACCACAATGGCGATTCTCGAATGTTTTAACGGCCAGGAAACAGAACTGACCCTTCAGCAGATCGGTCAGCGTACCGGGTATTTCAAAAGCCGCGTTCATCGGCTCTGCAAAACGTTGATCGCTCTTGGTTACCTGGCACGAACAGCACAGAATAATTATCGTCTCGGCCCAAAAGTCATGGTTCTTGGCAAGGTCTATGAAAAAACAAACACGCTGAAAGCGATTGCCACACCAATCATGGCAGAGTTGTCGATGAGGACCCAATTATCATCAACCCTGTATGTGCTTGACAGGCACCGCTGCATCTGCCTGGCCCGTGAGCTTGGACCCAGTCGATTTGCTTACGTTATTAATGAGGGGGATGTCGAAGAACTCTATACGACAGCAGCCGGACGAGTCCTGATGGCGTATTCGCCCGATTCCTTTGCCGAAAAAATTCTGGCCAAAGCAAAACCGGTACGGTTTACCCCGACCACAATTACCGACCCACAGAAAATCATGGAAGAGCTTGTATTTGCGCGTGAATATGGCTATGCCATTAATGATCAGGAACGCGAGCAGGGGATTTCAGCCATCAGCGCACCGATCTTCGATCACAACAATCAGATCAAAGCATCCCTTGCCATCGTCGGCCTGGCACATCGTTTTGCCAACGATCAGTTGGAAAATCTTTGTCATGAACTGACCGACGCAACGAAACAGATATCCTATCGTCTGGGGGAAATATGA
- a CDS encoding cupin domain-containing protein has product MNTNRLRDNQIVQVSPVKTRRIVHTDNLMMAIWDFSDGPWETPEPYHSHPQDQIVYLADGEVEFFIEEESCLLSAGDTVAVPGGLPHTVRLLTEKVRLVDTWTPLRQEFLES; this is encoded by the coding sequence GTGAATACCAACAGACTCCGTGACAATCAGATTGTCCAGGTTTCTCCGGTGAAAACCCGGCGGATTGTCCATACCGACAACCTGATGATGGCGATCTGGGATTTTTCCGATGGTCCATGGGAAACTCCTGAACCATACCATTCCCATCCCCAGGACCAGATTGTTTATCTGGCGGATGGCGAGGTTGAGTTTTTTATCGAGGAGGAATCCTGTCTCCTGTCAGCCGGAGACACCGTTGCCGTGCCGGGGGGACTGCCACACACCGTAAGACTGCTGACCGAAAAGGTCCGTCTGGTAGATACCTGGACTCCTCTTCGGCAGGAATTTCTGGAAAGCTGA
- a CDS encoding response regulator, whose amino-acid sequence MKSDALIDLLLIEDDPRLADLTREYLEGHGIIVTLEENGEQGLQQALRHRFDLILLDLMLPDRDGISVCQRLREHSDVPVIMITARGEEADRVLGLEIGADDYIHKPFSPRELLARIRSTVRRARGQSGPRTAVVTVGDLTLDPGSLSARLLGRPLDLTSYEFALLQALAERAGQVLSRDRLMELARGNADEAFDRSIDVHISRLRQKLGDNSRHPQRIRTVRSVGYQYMIPETT is encoded by the coding sequence ATGAAATCTGATGCGCTTATCGATCTGCTGCTGATTGAAGATGATCCCCGCCTGGCGGATCTGACCCGGGAATACCTTGAAGGTCATGGCATCATCGTCACGCTTGAAGAAAATGGCGAGCAGGGCTTACAACAGGCCCTCAGGCATCGATTCGACCTGATTCTGCTTGACCTCATGCTTCCTGACCGGGACGGTATCTCCGTCTGCCAGCGGTTGCGGGAACACTCGGACGTTCCCGTTATTATGATTACCGCCAGGGGAGAGGAAGCCGACCGGGTTCTTGGCCTGGAGATTGGTGCGGACGACTATATTCACAAGCCTTTCTCTCCCCGTGAACTGCTCGCCAGAATCCGCTCGACGGTGCGTCGCGCACGTGGACAGAGTGGGCCGCGCACCGCCGTTGTCACTGTTGGAGATCTGACTCTTGATCCGGGGTCATTGTCGGCACGCTTATTGGGGCGGCCACTTGACTTGACAAGCTATGAATTCGCCCTGCTGCAGGCACTGGCCGAACGTGCCGGACAGGTCCTGTCACGGGACCGGCTGATGGAACTGGCCCGGGGTAACGCCGATGAGGCATTCGACCGTTCCATCGATGTTCATATTTCAAGGCTGCGTCAGAAGCTTGGTGACAACTCCCGTCATCCGCAGCGCATTCGTACTGTGCGAAGCGTTGGCTATCAGTATATGATTCCGGAAACGACATGA
- a CDS encoding site-2 protease family protein encodes MGNLAEGLLWYLAFIFSMVVHEASHAFTALKLGDNTAYDGGQVTLDPIPHIKREPIGTIVVPILSFLVSGWMIGWTSAPYDRDWARTYPDRSAVTSLAGPLSNLLLVLMTGLAIRIGIALDWFYAPDYINFTQVTSSYQDGPLHAVAVLLSITFTLNIMLCIFNLIPLPPLDGSGIIPLFISKEKAISYLDFIHNTPMLFMGLFVAWEVFGYIFDPIHTVFLNLLYPGAGYH; translated from the coding sequence ATGGGCAATCTAGCAGAAGGCCTTTTATGGTATCTGGCCTTTATCTTTTCAATGGTTGTACACGAAGCATCACATGCTTTTACTGCTCTAAAGCTTGGAGACAACACAGCCTATGATGGTGGGCAGGTGACCCTTGACCCAATACCACATATCAAGCGGGAGCCAATCGGCACAATTGTCGTGCCGATCCTTTCGTTTTTGGTCAGTGGCTGGATGATCGGCTGGACAAGCGCCCCTTACGACCGTGACTGGGCAAGAACCTATCCTGACCGCTCGGCGGTTACGTCACTGGCCGGGCCGCTGTCAAATCTTTTATTAGTATTAATGACCGGACTGGCCATCCGCATTGGAATAGCTTTGGATTGGTTTTATGCACCTGATTATATCAACTTTACTCAAGTAACTTCTTCGTACCAAGACGGACCTCTCCACGCAGTAGCGGTGCTTCTCAGCATAACATTTACTTTGAATATCATGCTTTGCATCTTCAATCTTATCCCCCTACCACCACTGGACGGCAGTGGCATTATCCCTCTGTTCATCAGTAAGGAAAAAGCTATAAGCTACCTGGACTTTATACATAATACTCCTATGTTATTCATGGGCTTGTTTGTTGCTTGGGAAGTATTCGGGTACATATTTGACCCAATACATACCGTATTCCTTAACTTGCTCTATCCGGGGGCGGGATACCACTAG
- a CDS encoding aconitase X swivel domain-containing protein yields the protein MEKIVLKGRKVHGGSAEGEALVAKAPLGGFGTFNLNNGDVVDLNHEWFGKNVAGKVLVFTTASGSSAWTIAHQALRYTGCAPAAYVVRNSNPQTALGSVVARIPCVTDFDQDPTEVIKDGDRVRVDAETGTVEIIKK from the coding sequence ATGGAAAAGATCGTATTGAAGGGGCGCAAGGTTCATGGCGGCAGTGCCGAAGGGGAAGCTCTGGTGGCCAAGGCCCCCTTGGGTGGGTTCGGAACCTTCAACCTGAATAACGGTGATGTGGTCGACCTGAATCATGAATGGTTCGGCAAAAATGTCGCCGGGAAAGTGTTGGTATTTACCACTGCTTCCGGTTCTTCAGCCTGGACCATTGCTCATCAGGCGCTGCGTTACACCGGCTGTGCTCCGGCAGCCTATGTGGTCCGCAACAGCAACCCGCAAACCGCTCTCGGCTCTGTTGTCGCCCGGATTCCCTGTGTTACGGATTTTGATCAGGACCCGACGGAAGTCATTAAGGATGGTGACAGGGTCAGGGTCGATGCCGAAACCGGGACAGTAGAAATCATTAAAAAGTAG
- a CDS encoding Spy/CpxP family protein refolding chaperone — protein sequence MKKTNVRYLIAVTIVVSSLLLTGCHRHRAPDPDRIAKKLEKHVEHVLSSIDATADQKDKIHAIVSEIQKDAKSMYRNNSFHHNKTLDSLFSDQPDAARLHSQIDEKSEQMTAFFHRTIDHMLEINAVLSPEQRKELKRKYHKAHDNLE from the coding sequence ATGAAAAAGACAAATGTTCGCTACCTGATTGCCGTTACGATCGTTGTCTCGAGCCTGCTGCTGACAGGATGCCACCGACACCGCGCTCCCGATCCGGACCGGATAGCGAAAAAACTGGAAAAACATGTTGAGCATGTCCTGAGCAGCATCGACGCGACGGCGGATCAGAAAGACAAAATCCATGCCATCGTAAGTGAAATCCAGAAAGACGCGAAATCAATGTACCGGAATAATTCATTTCACCATAACAAAACCCTGGACAGTCTGTTCAGCGATCAGCCGGATGCAGCCCGCTTACACAGTCAGATCGACGAAAAATCAGAGCAAATGACAGCCTTTTTCCATCGCACCATTGACCACATGCTTGAGATCAATGCGGTCCTGTCACCGGAGCAGCGAAAAGAGCTTAAGCGAAAATATCATAAGGCTCATGACAACTTAGAATAA
- a CDS encoding Gfo/Idh/MocA family protein, whose translation MEKVRIGLIGGGWISAKHIEASKHVSNGQLVALCDIDPSRKVLADALGIPFFTDYRELLSQAEVEGVIDATPNPMHSIIGGECAERGIHVLTEKPVTATLKEGKALVETVRQSGIHLLVGHHRRHFPLVKRAREIVRGGELGQLVGVSIIWALMKGDAYYLPEWRSLPGGGPVMCNMIHEIDNLRYICGDIFELTARTKRLVRKGQVEDTISMNFEMTCGALGAAVVSDTTPAPWSYELSSGENPDFFKNQQNCYHYLGSKASLSFPDLHLYSYAHGSTKGWWEPLMVRSETVPYFCPYTAQLEHFCRVIQGREEPIINAADALLTLATTLSVLESSETGRTVSPRELLENS comes from the coding sequence ATGGAAAAGGTCAGGATTGGACTTATAGGTGGCGGCTGGATTTCAGCAAAGCATATCGAGGCCTCCAAACATGTCAGTAACGGTCAATTGGTGGCGTTGTGTGATATCGATCCGTCACGCAAGGTGCTGGCAGATGCACTTGGCATTCCTTTTTTTACTGATTACCGGGAACTGTTGTCGCAGGCAGAGGTCGAAGGGGTTATTGATGCCACCCCAAATCCCATGCATTCCATTATCGGCGGCGAATGCGCCGAGCGCGGTATTCATGTCCTGACCGAGAAGCCGGTGACGGCAACCCTTAAGGAGGGCAAGGCTTTGGTCGAAACCGTCAGGCAGAGCGGGATTCATCTGCTGGTCGGACATCATCGTCGCCATTTTCCCCTGGTGAAGAGAGCCCGGGAGATTGTCCGTGGCGGCGAACTGGGGCAGTTGGTCGGGGTCTCCATCATCTGGGCCCTCATGAAGGGGGATGCTTATTACCTTCCGGAATGGCGCTCATTGCCCGGGGGCGGTCCGGTGATGTGCAACATGATTCATGAAATCGACAACCTGCGTTACATCTGTGGTGATATTTTCGAATTGACTGCCAGAACCAAGCGCCTTGTGCGTAAGGGCCAGGTTGAAGATACCATTTCCATGAACTTCGAAATGACCTGTGGCGCGCTCGGGGCGGCTGTGGTTTCCGATACCACCCCGGCCCCCTGGTCTTATGAACTCAGTTCCGGGGAGAACCCGGATTTCTTCAAGAACCAACAGAATTGTTATCATTATCTGGGGTCCAAAGCCTCCTTGTCGTTCCCTGACCTGCATCTTTACAGTTATGCCCATGGCAGCACGAAAGGCTGGTGGGAGCCCCTGATGGTGCGCTCGGAAACGGTCCCCTATTTTTGCCCCTACACCGCCCAGCTTGAACATTTCTGTCGGGTTATTCAAGGCCGGGAAGAGCCGATCATCAATGCCGCAGATGCCCTGCTGACTCTGGCCACAACCTTGTCCGTTCTCGAATCGAGTGAAACCGGCCGCACGGTATCCCCACGGGAGTTACTTGAAAACAGCTAG
- a CDS encoding aconitase X: MLKLKADELAMLEGKQGKATQKAMELLVKYAEGLGAEDFVNTNNVTIIPGSVPDVKIVRQVVPSMDIDEIASRFLLDSDERVVVDKVKAFTTTNATWRDQDYPDIQKGSRDHCNLLQQLAEYCKRVGMIHLATCTPYQVGNIPVRGEHIAWTESSAIAYSNSVIGSRTNIEGLHSTFAAAITGKIPKWGLHLDENRYGSVLIDVQVDMANLREWYLLGYYVASKVGLDLPIYQNINDRPDLTKLMALCAAGISGGSIVMHHLVGITPEAPTVETASGGRKLKYELCFGEAERREAYEKLNRTKKDDVEIVALGCPHCTLEYLRKIAEMLDGKKINGNTKLYLTTNSMIKAMADIQGYTNSIESAGGVIMQDSCCLELALDPDTVFVTNSAKMAHYAPGATGLKNTWFGTLEECIDAALTGKWRGEL, encoded by the coding sequence ATGTTGAAATTAAAAGCGGATGAATTGGCAATGCTGGAAGGGAAACAAGGCAAGGCGACCCAGAAAGCAATGGAACTGCTGGTGAAGTATGCAGAGGGTCTCGGCGCAGAAGATTTCGTCAATACCAACAATGTCACGATCATTCCCGGGTCTGTTCCTGATGTGAAAATCGTTCGGCAAGTGGTTCCTTCGATGGATATCGATGAGATCGCATCGCGCTTCCTGCTTGACAGTGATGAGCGGGTGGTCGTTGACAAGGTCAAGGCTTTTACGACCACCAATGCCACTTGGCGGGATCAGGATTACCCTGACATTCAAAAAGGCAGCCGGGATCATTGCAATTTGCTGCAGCAATTGGCCGAGTACTGCAAGCGGGTGGGGATGATTCACCTGGCCACCTGCACGCCCTACCAGGTCGGCAATATTCCTGTCCGGGGCGAGCACATCGCCTGGACGGAATCATCGGCGATAGCCTATAGCAACTCGGTGATCGGTTCGCGGACCAATATTGAAGGGCTGCATAGCACTTTTGCTGCAGCAATTACCGGAAAAATCCCCAAGTGGGGCCTGCATCTCGATGAAAATCGTTACGGATCAGTGTTGATTGACGTTCAGGTTGATATGGCCAACCTGCGCGAGTGGTATCTGCTGGGCTATTACGTCGCCAGCAAGGTGGGGCTTGATCTGCCGATTTATCAGAATATCAACGATCGCCCTGACTTGACCAAGCTGATGGCATTGTGTGCTGCTGGAATTTCGGGCGGCAGTATCGTCATGCATCACCTGGTTGGTATCACCCCCGAAGCACCGACGGTTGAGACTGCCAGTGGCGGTCGGAAACTGAAATACGAACTCTGCTTCGGTGAGGCTGAGCGGCGGGAAGCTTACGAAAAACTCAACCGGACCAAGAAGGACGATGTCGAAATCGTGGCCTTGGGCTGCCCTCACTGCACTCTTGAGTACCTGCGTAAAATTGCCGAAATGCTCGACGGCAAAAAAATCAACGGCAACACCAAGCTGTACCTGACGACCAACAGCATGATCAAGGCGATGGCTGACATCCAGGGGTATACCAACTCCATTGAATCTGCGGGCGGGGTCATCATGCAGGATTCCTGCTGCCTGGAACTGGCCCTTGATCCCGACACGGTCTTTGTCACCAACTCGGCCAAGATGGCGCATTATGCACCGGGCGCAACCGGATTGAAGAATACCTGGTTCGGTACCCTGGAGGAATGTATCGACGCGGCGCTAACCGGGAAATGGAGAGGAGAACTGTGA
- a CDS encoding HAMP domain-containing sensor histidine kinase: MTLIPKRMFWKIYLNSLLLLVLVTLAVSLVTVFVQPESRFHGRPEQLQKLLKADIEAVFNDPQKLQRTLQRISTALNRSLVIYSSAGQQIATVGDSLPPALKPEQLEKVGGWHPIHQDDGWVQSVSLNDGTSYLLIEGRGSGGLSFLIAISTVLLVVAILSWLLTRALTRPLERLTATSRSLAAGHLSTRSGLRRKDEVGELALALDEMAGNLEERINSEKELFANISHEIRTPLARLRVALELCEESPGDSGRMLKRLRDIGEDLSELEILIENVLTSARLDLGENRGNFPLKLRNVFLDDFFHAVEERFFRHHPNAQFQLQLEPSLPTAEIDAELLNRVCDNLLDNAVKYNSRNDPVVMDVSASATHFSVCVKDRGDGVEDADLQRLFEPFFRADRSRCRKSGGTGLGLALCKRIIIAHGGKISVKKNKEKGLSFQFTAPLSHAAKIPKSA; encoded by the coding sequence ATGACTCTCATACCCAAGCGCATGTTCTGGAAAATCTATCTCAACAGCCTGCTTTTGCTGGTTCTGGTCACCCTTGCGGTATCTCTGGTGACCGTCTTCGTTCAGCCGGAATCAAGGTTTCATGGTCGCCCCGAACAACTGCAAAAACTCCTCAAAGCAGACATCGAAGCAGTATTCAATGATCCTCAAAAGTTGCAACGGACGCTGCAGCGAATAAGCACAGCTCTCAATCGAAGTCTGGTCATCTACTCATCAGCCGGGCAACAGATTGCAACAGTTGGAGACTCGCTTCCGCCTGCCCTAAAACCCGAACAACTGGAGAAAGTCGGAGGCTGGCACCCGATTCACCAGGATGACGGCTGGGTACAGTCAGTCTCCCTGAACGACGGAACCAGTTATCTGCTCATCGAGGGACGAGGCTCCGGAGGCTTAAGCTTTCTAATTGCCATATCAACCGTTTTGCTGGTTGTTGCAATCTTGTCATGGCTATTGACAAGGGCATTGACACGCCCCCTGGAACGCCTAACGGCAACGTCGCGATCTCTTGCAGCAGGTCATCTCAGTACACGTAGTGGTCTGCGCCGAAAAGACGAGGTTGGTGAGCTTGCGCTTGCTCTTGATGAAATGGCGGGAAACCTGGAGGAACGCATCAACAGTGAAAAAGAGCTGTTTGCCAATATTTCCCATGAAATCAGGACTCCTTTGGCTCGTCTGCGGGTAGCCCTTGAATTGTGCGAAGAATCACCGGGCGACTCCGGGCGTATGTTGAAGAGGCTGCGCGACATCGGGGAGGACCTGTCAGAACTGGAGATTCTGATTGAAAACGTTCTGACCAGTGCCAGACTTGATCTCGGAGAAAATCGGGGCAATTTTCCTCTCAAGTTAAGAAACGTTTTTCTTGATGATTTTTTTCATGCAGTCGAGGAACGTTTTTTTCGCCATCACCCGAATGCCCAATTTCAGCTCCAACTGGAGCCATCCTTGCCGACGGCTGAGATCGACGCGGAACTGTTGAATCGGGTCTGCGACAACCTGCTGGATAATGCCGTAAAATACAACAGCCGTAACGACCCCGTCGTCATGGATGTCTCAGCATCAGCAACGCATTTTTCCGTTTGTGTAAAAGACCGTGGAGACGGAGTTGAGGATGCCGATCTGCAGCGCCTGTTCGAGCCCTTTTTCAGGGCTGATCGCAGTCGCTGCCGGAAAAGTGGCGGGACAGGCCTCGGTCTGGCACTCTGCAAACGCATTATCATTGCGCACGGGGGAAAAATAAGCGTCAAGAAGAACAAAGAGAAAGGATTGAGCTTCCAGTTTACAGCTCCGCTATCTCACGCCGCAAAAATTCCAAAGAGCGCTTAA
- a CDS encoding DUF1499 domain-containing protein, with protein sequence MKKLLAGAIELMILGSIFGCSGKIPSNLGVNNGRLAHCPDSPNCVSSQADQQDEKHYIGPLTYHGTKETALASIDRILASSPRVTVVEQRKDYIHAEFKSAIMGFVDDVEFYFPDKKMIHVRSASRLGYSDLGANRKRIERLRNLLNEQQQED encoded by the coding sequence ATGAAAAAACTACTCGCAGGAGCAATTGAACTTATGATTTTGGGAAGCATTTTCGGATGTTCGGGAAAAATTCCGTCGAATCTCGGCGTAAATAATGGCCGTCTAGCACATTGCCCTGATTCCCCAAATTGCGTGAGCAGCCAGGCTGATCAGCAAGACGAGAAACACTATATCGGCCCCCTGACTTACCACGGCACAAAAGAAACGGCTTTGGCCAGCATTGACAGAATCCTGGCTTCATCCCCTCGGGTTACTGTGGTCGAACAGCGCAAAGACTACATCCATGCCGAATTCAAGTCTGCGATCATGGGATTTGTCGATGATGTTGAGTTTTATTTCCCGGATAAAAAAATGATTCATGTGCGCTCGGCATCCCGGCTTGGCTACAGTGACCTCGGGGCGAACCGTAAAAGGATCGAGCGGCTGAGAAACCTACTTAACGAACAGCAACAGGAGGATTAA
- a CDS encoding ketopantoate reductase family protein has protein sequence MKKIAILGCGALGSTFGGLLTEAGFDVALVNLKTDHTDAMEKAGLIFVENDQQRTVPVKVYTDAAKAGPVDLIIVLVKSNFTRAAIEGARALIGPDTVAMSLQNGLGNEEVLEDFLGKGRVLGGKTYVGGTLLAPGKVKIGVKGKKTLIGEFDGTISARAELIRTLFSQAGLATDVIKDIRTLTWQKLLVNVATGAVCGITRLTYGPLQQSTEVMDCAMAAVAEALAVARASGIILEVNHPREVLGQAVAGLPADFKTSILQDVERGTPCEVDFINGAVVRAGEKLGIPTPVNRALVALLKGIELQQKQ, from the coding sequence ATGAAAAAAATCGCGATTCTGGGCTGTGGCGCCCTGGGGAGCACTTTTGGGGGGCTGTTAACGGAGGCCGGTTTTGATGTCGCGCTGGTGAACCTGAAAACTGACCACACCGATGCCATGGAAAAAGCCGGATTGATCTTTGTGGAGAATGATCAGCAGCGGACAGTCCCGGTCAAGGTTTATACCGATGCTGCCAAAGCCGGCCCGGTGGACCTGATTATTGTCCTGGTGAAATCCAACTTTACCAGGGCGGCGATTGAAGGTGCCAGGGCTCTCATCGGTCCCGACACAGTGGCCATGTCCTTGCAGAACGGCCTCGGCAATGAGGAAGTGCTGGAAGACTTTTTGGGCAAGGGGCGTGTGTTGGGTGGCAAAACCTATGTCGGTGGCACCCTGTTGGCTCCCGGCAAAGTCAAAATCGGGGTCAAGGGGAAGAAAACCCTGATCGGTGAATTTGATGGGACGATCTCCGCGCGGGCTGAGCTGATCCGCACCCTGTTTAGCCAAGCCGGGCTTGCCACTGACGTCATCAAGGATATCCGCACCCTGACTTGGCAAAAGCTGCTGGTCAATGTTGCCACCGGAGCCGTCTGCGGCATTACCCGGTTGACCTACGGTCCGTTGCAGCAGAGTACCGAGGTCATGGACTGTGCGATGGCGGCAGTCGCGGAAGCGTTGGCGGTGGCCAGGGCCTCCGGAATCATCCTTGAGGTCAATCATCCCCGCGAAGTTCTTGGCCAGGCGGTTGCCGGTCTCCCCGCAGATTTTAAGACCTCGATTCTTCAGGATGTTGAACGCGGGACCCCATGTGAAGTTGATTTTATTAATGGAGCGGTCGTTCGCGCAGGAGAAAAGCTCGGTATCCCGACCCCGGTGAACCGGGCCCTGGTGGCCCTGCTTAAAGGGATTGAGCTGCAACAAAAACAATAA